The Armatimonadia bacterium genomic sequence ACGCCGCAGACCCGCGGGGCAGCCGACGACATCCTCGCGTACCTGAGTCTGCAGCGTTCCCTCTATGGCCCCGGCAAGGTTGGTCTGGCTTACGACGCCAAGGACACGCCGCTGGTGTACCAGTGCGCCGGGAACTTCCGCGCCGAGGAGGGCAGCGCGAGCTTCTGGCTGAGCCCGCACTTTGAGGGCTCCGACCACGGGATCTACTGCACCTTCTTCGGCGCCGCCAACTGGGGGATGGTCTACAAGTATCTGGACCAGTCCACCGTCACCTTCGCCACGGCCCGCCCAGACAAGGACCTCTACTATGACTGCGGCTCCCACGACATCAGCTCCTGGAAGCCCGGCCAGTGGCACCATGTCGGCCTCACGTGGTCGCGCGCCGGCAACTTCCGGCGGCTCTACCTCGACGGCAAGCTCCAGGGCAGCGGCGCCTTCCCCTTCTCTCGCGAGGTCAAGGAAGGGCCGCTCTTCGTCGGAGCGGGCTGCACGCTCTACCCGACCCCGGTTGCGCACGCCCAGTTCGACGAGGTCGCACTGTGGGATCGGCCGCTAAGCGACGAGCAGATGGCCGAAGTCTACGATCGCGGTCGCCAGTCGCTTCCCCTGGTGGCTGCGGCAGAGCTTCCGGTTCGTCCTGCACCCTCCTCCGCAGGGGCCGTGCAGCCGGTTACTCCTCGTGCGGTCGAGCAGCCGCCTGCCCCGGTCAACAGCACGCCCTCACGTCGCTCTGTGTCGCTGGAGGGTTGGTGGGCGTTCCTTCCGGTCCAGGCACCCGTCTCGCAGCTCCCCACGCAGGGCTGGGGTCTCGCTCGCGTGCCCGGCTACTGGACGGCACCGGGTGAGGCACTGGATGCTGCGGGGAAGTCACTGGGGAACCGTTGGCTCGGCAGGCCCCTCACCGACTACCGCCTGGCCTACCACCAACGCACCTTCACCCCGCCGGCTGACTGGAAGGGCAAGCCGGTCTTCCTTGCCTTCGAGGGTGTCGACGGCCTGGCGCAGATACTGCTGAACGGTCAGCCTCTCGCCTGGCTCCTGGGATGGGAGTACGAGTCCTACAACGTGTCCGACCGCCTCAAGTGGGGCGAGACAAACACCCTCACCCTGGTCCTGCACACCCGGGGAGACAGCCCGAACGCGGGTATCTACGGCAGCGTAAGCCTGCAGGCCATGCCCGACAGCTTCACCGACCACCTCACCGTGCAGTCGGTGGTGGATAGCCGCCAGATCCGCTTCTCCTGTGACCTCTGGCACCGAGGTACCGCCGAACCGGCGAAGCTGCAGTTCACTGTTACTCCGCACAGGGGCGATGGCGGCGAGAAGCGCTTCCTTCAGGACCTCCGACTGGATCCCGTCGACCGCTCGCAGCCGGCCTTCTCCCAACAGTGTCGCCGCGTCGAGGCCACCTTCGACTGGCCCGAGGCGCATCTGTGGAACGTGGACGACCCTTACTTGTATGACGTCCGCGTGCAGCTCTTGCAGGGCGATAGGCTGGTGGACGAAGCACCACCGGTTCGCTTCGGCTACCGCGAGTTCACCCGGCGAGGCTCCGACTTCTACCTCAATGGCAAGCCGGTCCACCTGCGTGGGCACCAGATCGATCTGGCCTGGGCCTCACAGATGGGGCACGTCAAGGAACTCAAAGCGGCCGGCATGAACGCCTTCGAGCTTTCCGGACCGATCAGCCATAGCTGGTATGCCGGCACGAAGTACCAGCGCGACCTCTTCGAGCAGGTGCTGGACTACGCCGACGAGACCGGCCTCCTGGCGATCCCGATCCTGCCCGACGCCATGGTGCTGCGCGACCGCCTCTTCGACCCTGAGGTCTCGCCCCTTTACCGCCACCGCGTCGAGAACCACCTCCGCCAGTACGGCAACCACGCCTCCATCGGCTTGTGGTTCATGCACTTCAACCTGGCCGGCTACCAGTGGTACGTTGCGCCCAGCAAGATCGACGGCAGCCACAAGCCGGCCGACGCAGGCTTCCAGGCGAAGGAGCGTTTCGCGCTCGAGGCCGAGAGGATTGCCGAGAGCCTCGACCCACGTCCTCTGTACCACCATGCCTGCGGCAACTTCGGCGACATCTTCACAGCGAACGTCTACCTCGGGCCGAACCAGCCTCTGCAGGAGCGCGAGGAATGGCCGCTGCGCTGGGCCGAGAAGCGGCCCTTCCCGCTGGTCGCCTGCGAGCACTGCTGCTACCTGATCCCCTACTGGTTCCGTCCGCGGCAGTTCCCTCTGTCCGTCGTCTACGCGGGCGAGCCGATCTTCGACGAGATCTCGGCGCAGGTCCTCGGCCCACGTGCCTACCGCATGGTCACGCCTGAGCTCTTCGACCTGTACGATATCGGGCGCACTCCCCGGGGGACGAGGCTCCAGGACCTGATCCGCAACCATCCGGGCTACCAGGAGGTCAAGTCCCTGGTTGCCCGGCGCTCGCTGCGTTCCTGGCGCGCCTTCGGCATCTCCGGCATCATCTTCAACGCCATCAACTGGGACTTCAAGGACGCGCAGGGCAAGGACCTGCCCGTCATGAAGGCACTTGCGCGGTACTTCGGCGACACCGATCTGTTCATCGCCGGGCCGCCGGGGGACTGGCCCTCCAAGGACCACGCCTTCATGTCGGGAGAGACCGTCCGCAAGCAGTTCGTGCTGCTGAACGACCTCAACCACGACATCCCTGTGACGCTCAACTGGCGGCTTGCTGATGCTGCCGGGGCCGGCTCTCGCCAGGGCACTGTCACTGCGCTTGCCAGGGCCGGGGAGACCACCTTCTGCCCCATCGAGTTCGAGGCTCCCCGCGTGGCTGAGCGGACCGAGTACCGCCTGCGAGTGGAGCCCGCTGCTCAGCCTGCGACGCCCTTCCTTGCCGAGAGCATGACGCTGCAGGTCTTCCCGGAGCCACAGCCGCCCAGGCTGACCGGCCAGGTTGCCCTCTACGACGAATCCGGAAAGACCCGGGAGGCTCTGGCGCGTCTGGGGGTGACCGCCAGACCCCTCGACGAGTCCACAGACCTCAGTGGTGTCTCGCTGCTGGTGGTTGGACGCGAGTCCTGGAGCGACCGCTTCCTGACCCTCGCGCGGAAGGTCGGCGTCGAACAGGCCGTCCAGCGTGGCATGAACCTGCTGGTCCTTGAGCAGTCCGGTGGCAGTCCCTGCGGGCTGCCGCTGGAGGAGACCTCGACCCGCGACGCCTTTGTCACGGTTCCCGGCCATCCCTTCCTCAGCGGGCTGACGGAGCAGGACCTTGCCGACCTGCGGGGCGAATCCGACCTGATTGCTCCCTATCCTGACGCTCGCCCTGAGACCGAGCGGTCCTGGCCAGAGCGCTTCCACAAGTGGGGAAACCGCGGCGTCCTGGCCACCTTCGTCTACCCGCGACCGCACTACGCACCCTTTGTGCCGGTGCTCTCCTGCGGGTTCGACCTGGCCCAGTCACCGCTGCTGGAGGGGCGCTTTGGTGCCGGTCGCGTCACCCTGAGCCAGATTGACGTGACCGTTCGCGCCGGAGTGGATCCCGTCTCGACCAGACTGCTGTCCAACCTCCTGCAGTCCCTGAGCACTCGCGGGACCGTGCCGGACCGAAGCTGCTGGTACGTCGGCGAGTCGGCCCGCACGCTGCTCAAGTCCTTCGGGATCGCGGCGCAGCCTGGCACAGCGGCCTCGCGTGGAGTGGTCGTTCTCGGTACCGAGCCCTGTCCGCCCGAGGTGTTGGGAGGCCTTCAGCAGGCCTTGCGCGAAGGCACCCAGGTCGTGATGATGCCGGGGTCGCCGGCCGCTGCGTCCCTTGGGCCACAGGTCCATGTGGAGCGGGTCTTCGCAGCCCGCAGCACGGGCAGCTTGCCTCCCGGCCTTCAGGACGGCGACCTGTTCCTCAAGACCTGGGTGAGCCTGGACACCTGTCGCCCACAGACGGACTGGACGCCGCTGACTGAGCCGGGTATCCTTGCTGAGCGCAAGGTCGGAGCGGGACGTCTGCTCACCTGCAGCCTCGACCCTTCGCGCCTCGGGGCCACTCGCGAGCGCATCAAGGCCCTGCGGATCTGGAACCTGCTGCTGGCCGACCTCGGCGCTCACCGCACGGGCTTCGAGGGCTTCCTGAGCCCGCAGGTGCCGACCTGGGAGCCCAACACCTGGGAGACGATTCCGCCCTACATGAACTGGTAACCTGCGTCTGGAGCCCTCTTCCGCATCACTTAGGGGAGCCTGAGCCATGACCTCCAAAGAACGTGTCCTGACTGCCTGCCAACACCGTGAGCCAGACCGCGTGCCGATCCAGGTCTACCTCACGCCGGAGATCCACGCAGGGCTTGTCGCCCACTTCCGCGAGCGCAACCTGCTGGAGGCTCTGGGCGTGGACTTCCGACACGTCGGTGCGCCGTACCGGGGTCAGTGCAAGCCCGGGACCGGCATGCCCGGACGAGCCGACCGCTACGACGAATGGGGTGTAGGCTACTCGCGCATCGAGTATGCGACCGGCGCCTACTACGAGGCCTCCGAGTTGGCTCTCGGCGCCCTCCAGACGATGAAAGAGGTCGAGGCTTACCCCTGGCCCTCCCCGGACGACTACGACTACAGCAACCTGGAAGCCCACTGCGACGCTTTGCACGACTACGCAGTGTGCTTCGGCAGCGCAGGGATGCCGGATGTCCTTAATGGCGTATCACGAGGTCGAGGCATGGAGCAGGTGATGATCGATATCGTCACCGAGGATCCCGTGGGGATGGCGATCATCGACCACCGCGTCGACCACTACTACGAGGTCTGCCGCCGGGCACTGGAGGCTGGGAAGGGTAAGATCGACATCCTCTGCCTCGGTGAGGACTGCGGTAACCAGAACGGCAGGATGTTCTCGCCGGCGACCTTCGAGCGCATCTTCCTCCCGCGCCTGCGCAAGTTCTACGACCTTGCCCACGAGTACGGGGCGCTGGCGATGATGCACTCCTGCGGCGACACTCACGACATCATGCCCACTTTCATCGAGATGGGGCTCGATATCCTCGATGCCATGCAGCCCGAACCCGTCGGCATGAACCCGGAGCAGATCAAGCACCTCTACGGAGACAAGCTCACCTTCTGCGGGCTTGTCAGCACCCAGCAGACGCTGCCCCACGGGACGCCCGAGCAGGTCCGCGCTGAGGTCAGGCATCGGATCGCGGTCGTCGGCAAGGGTGGCGGGTACATCCTCAGCCCGGCTCACTGCATCCAGCCCGACACGCCGCTGGAGAACGTGCTGGCGCTCTACTCCGAGGCACTGAGCGTGGCAGAACTCTGATCTTCGCGAGAGTATACGTCAGGAGCACCGATGCGAGGTAAGGACCAGTCCCGGCTTTCCAAGGACCTTCCGGAGATCCGCAAACAGCTCTCCAGCCTGAGTCGTGACTCCGGCAAGCCGAAGCCGCAAGAGCCCAGGACTCCAGAGGCCGGGGCACAGCCTTCCACACCCGGGCCGGAGGCGACTGACCAGAAGCCTACAGAATCGGCGCCGGCGCCGAGCGGTGCCCTGGGACGCCTCCGCCGACGCGTGCTGTCCACTCCCAGAGACGCCGGTTCTGTTGCGCCGTCGTCGGCAGAGCAGCCGGTTCGCCTTGAGGACGCTCTGCCGGGCCTCACGGAATCCACGGTAGACGGCCGCTGCGCCTACCATATCCACCGAACCGTGCGCCAGGCCTGTCCCGAGGTCGCCTCGACGGAGACCGACTTCGCTCACCTCGTGAGGCAGACGCGGTTGGAGCGGTTCCTAGGCTCCAAGACCCCCGAGGTCCTGTCGCCCGAGCAGATCCTCTTCCTCGACCTGGAGACCACCGGCCTCGACGTCACTCCCCTCTTCCTCATCGGGACCATGGCCTGGGAAGGCGACGGTCTCGTGGTCCGCCAGTTCTTCGCCCGCGACTATGATGAGGAGCCCGCTGTACTCTCGCTGTTCCTGGAGCGCTACGAGAAGCAGCCCGTCCTGGTCACCTTCAATGGCCGCAGCTACGACCTGCCCTATGTGCGGATGCGAGCGCGAGCCACAAAGGTGCCCTTCCACTTCAGCCCCGCACACCTCGACCTGCTGATCGAGGCCCGCAAGGTGTGGCGTGGCGTTCTCCCCGACTGTCGTCTGCAGACTCTCGAGCGCCTGGTGCTGGGGCGCGACCGTAAGGACGACATCCCCGGCAGCGCGATCCCGCGGGCCTACCACGACTTCGTCCAGAGCGGCGATGCCCGACAGATGGTCTCGGTTCTCGAGCACAACCTCCTGGACCTTGTCACGATGGCCCAACTCCTGGTGCACTTGTCCCGCCGACGGGACTAACTGACCTCTCGACCAGTCTCTCACGACGCAGGTACGAAGCGTGTCCGCGCGGAAGTTCCGCGCGCGTAGTTGTGTTGTGAGGCGTGCCGTGTGGCAGAGACGCTCCTGGGATCCCCGGACGAGGTGAGGCCCGTGTTCTGCAACCAGTGCGGTGCAAAGAACGACGACGTGGCTCGCTTCTGCAGCTCCTGTGGTGCTCCACTTTCCGGCCAGACACCCTCGACCGAGCCGACCAGCCCTCAGCCCAGAGCGACGAACCCGGCTCTGCCCTGGATCATCGCCAGCGCTGTCTTGGCCGCACTCGTCCTCGGCGGTCTGATATGGGTGCTGGCGTGGTTCGTCCCCGCGCAGGTTCATCAGCCGATCGCGCCGGCGGGAGTCTCCTCGCCGGGTGGAACCTCTGCTGCCGAGTCCGAGACGCCGGGTGGTGGCCCCGCAGGCACGACCACACAACCCGCGGAGGACCTGAAGCCAGAGCCTTCACCACAGCCTGAGGTCCCGCCTGAGCCTTCGGAGGACCCGGTGGCTCAGGCTACCGTGGTGCTGGAGAGGTACCTTGCGGCTGACCTGGGGAACGACGGCGAGGAGATGGCCAAGTAC encodes the following:
- a CDS encoding ribonuclease H-like domain-containing protein — its product is MRGKDQSRLSKDLPEIRKQLSSLSRDSGKPKPQEPRTPEAGAQPSTPGPEATDQKPTESAPAPSGALGRLRRRVLSTPRDAGSVAPSSAEQPVRLEDALPGLTESTVDGRCAYHIHRTVRQACPEVASTETDFAHLVRQTRLERFLGSKTPEVLSPEQILFLDLETTGLDVTPLFLIGTMAWEGDGLVVRQFFARDYDEEPAVLSLFLERYEKQPVLVTFNGRSYDLPYVRMRARATKVPFHFSPAHLDLLIEARKVWRGVLPDCRLQTLERLVLGRDRKDDIPGSAIPRAYHDFVQSGDARQMVSVLEHNLLDLVTMAQLLVHLSRRRD
- a CDS encoding uroporphyrinogen decarboxylase family protein, with the protein product MTSKERVLTACQHREPDRVPIQVYLTPEIHAGLVAHFRERNLLEALGVDFRHVGAPYRGQCKPGTGMPGRADRYDEWGVGYSRIEYATGAYYEASELALGALQTMKEVEAYPWPSPDDYDYSNLEAHCDALHDYAVCFGSAGMPDVLNGVSRGRGMEQVMIDIVTEDPVGMAIIDHRVDHYYEVCRRALEAGKGKIDILCLGEDCGNQNGRMFSPATFERIFLPRLRKFYDLAHEYGALAMMHSCGDTHDIMPTFIEMGLDILDAMQPEPVGMNPEQIKHLYGDKLTFCGLVSTQQTLPHGTPEQVRAEVRHRIAVVGKGGGYILSPAHCIQPDTPLENVLALYSEALSVAEL
- a CDS encoding LamG-like jellyroll fold domain-containing protein; the encoded protein is MHALSSLLLTVSLAVAAAADVPTPSFYLPLDGDAEARVAVGSPTPQTRGAADDILAYLSLQRSLYGPGKVGLAYDAKDTPLVYQCAGNFRAEEGSASFWLSPHFEGSDHGIYCTFFGAANWGMVYKYLDQSTVTFATARPDKDLYYDCGSHDISSWKPGQWHHVGLTWSRAGNFRRLYLDGKLQGSGAFPFSREVKEGPLFVGAGCTLYPTPVAHAQFDEVALWDRPLSDEQMAEVYDRGRQSLPLVAAAELPVRPAPSSAGAVQPVTPRAVEQPPAPVNSTPSRRSVSLEGWWAFLPVQAPVSQLPTQGWGLARVPGYWTAPGEALDAAGKSLGNRWLGRPLTDYRLAYHQRTFTPPADWKGKPVFLAFEGVDGLAQILLNGQPLAWLLGWEYESYNVSDRLKWGETNTLTLVLHTRGDSPNAGIYGSVSLQAMPDSFTDHLTVQSVVDSRQIRFSCDLWHRGTAEPAKLQFTVTPHRGDGGEKRFLQDLRLDPVDRSQPAFSQQCRRVEATFDWPEAHLWNVDDPYLYDVRVQLLQGDRLVDEAPPVRFGYREFTRRGSDFYLNGKPVHLRGHQIDLAWASQMGHVKELKAAGMNAFELSGPISHSWYAGTKYQRDLFEQVLDYADETGLLAIPILPDAMVLRDRLFDPEVSPLYRHRVENHLRQYGNHASIGLWFMHFNLAGYQWYVAPSKIDGSHKPADAGFQAKERFALEAERIAESLDPRPLYHHACGNFGDIFTANVYLGPNQPLQEREEWPLRWAEKRPFPLVACEHCCYLIPYWFRPRQFPLSVVYAGEPIFDEISAQVLGPRAYRMVTPELFDLYDIGRTPRGTRLQDLIRNHPGYQEVKSLVARRSLRSWRAFGISGIIFNAINWDFKDAQGKDLPVMKALARYFGDTDLFIAGPPGDWPSKDHAFMSGETVRKQFVLLNDLNHDIPVTLNWRLADAAGAGSRQGTVTALARAGETTFCPIEFEAPRVAERTEYRLRVEPAAQPATPFLAESMTLQVFPEPQPPRLTGQVALYDESGKTREALARLGVTARPLDESTDLSGVSLLVVGRESWSDRFLTLARKVGVEQAVQRGMNLLVLEQSGGSPCGLPLEETSTRDAFVTVPGHPFLSGLTEQDLADLRGESDLIAPYPDARPETERSWPERFHKWGNRGVLATFVYPRPHYAPFVPVLSCGFDLAQSPLLEGRFGAGRVTLSQIDVTVRAGVDPVSTRLLSNLLQSLSTRGTVPDRSCWYVGESARTLLKSFGIAAQPGTAASRGVVVLGTEPCPPEVLGGLQQALREGTQVVMMPGSPAAASLGPQVHVERVFAARSTGSLPPGLQDGDLFLKTWVSLDTCRPQTDWTPLTEPGILAERKVGAGRLLTCSLDPSRLGATRERIKALRIWNLLLADLGAHRTGFEGFLSPQVPTWEPNTWETIPPYMNW
- a CDS encoding zinc-ribbon domain-containing protein, yielding MAETLLGSPDEVRPVFCNQCGAKNDDVARFCSSCGAPLSGQTPSTEPTSPQPRATNPALPWIIASAVLAALVLGGLIWVLAWFVPAQVHQPIAPAGVSSPGGTSAAESETPGGGPAGTTTQPAEDLKPEPSPQPEVPPEPSEDPVAQATVVLERYLAADLGNDGEEMAKYLGGSAAAQFRPEVVGQEDLTVHSKIVTGHTVVGPNQINFEVTVKWSPSDSDEVKTDLEDYVLKRTDRGWKITSTPAYH